The genomic region AAATTTTCGGGTCATCTCGATAATCTTGAAGGACGTCAATTGCATTAAAGATAATGTTAATTAACACTTGGCGAATTTCTTCTTTAGAACCAAAAATTCGAAGATGTGGGTCGATATTTTTAATAATTTGAACATTTACGTCAAGAATGCTTGGATATAGGAAGTTCAACACTTCTTCGATTAAGTCAGCGACTAAGATTTCCGTTTTGTCTTTATTCGATGTCTCTTTCTTAGAGAGAAGTAAAAATTGGGTAATTCGGAAATTCAGTTGTTCTAATTCAGAACGAATAATATTTAAATAAGGTAGCGTTGGATATTCTGCATGTAATAATTGGATGAACCCCTGTATGGATGTTAATGGGTTTCGGAATTCGTGTACAAAACTTGAAGTCATTTGTCCTAAAATCGACAACCGCTCTTGATGATTTGAACTTGGATATTTAAGATTCGACTCATTGATTTCGTAACTTAAGGTTGTATAGTAGGAAATGGTATGGAATAAGAAAAGGTCAAACAAGCGGTTAATTAAATGAATCGCCTGTTGTAAGTTTTTTTTCTCTTCAATAGTTTGAAAAATATCGTCTATAATGACAGTTCGACCAATATTGACGTTGTACACGAAGTCTTGAATATTTAAATTCGAAAATAGACGTTCATCAATAACCGATTTGGCAAATTGGTGAATGTATTTATCAATTTGTTTATCATCAATCGAGGAGAAAAACG from Bacillus sp. (in: firmicutes) harbors:
- a CDS encoding GHKL domain-containing protein; this encodes MEISQKKEWAHSIKDHKQQLLNVWEKKISSQNKESKKIIIKCGELLFNSLPFFSSIDDKQIDKYIHQFAKSVIDERLFSNLNIQDFVYNVNIGRTVIIDDIFQTIEEKKNLQQAIHLINRLFDLFLFHTISYYTTLSYEINESNLKYPSSNHQERLSILGQMTSSFVHEFRNPLTSIQGFIQLLHAEYPTLPYLNIIRSELEQLNFRITQFLLLSKKETSNKDKTEILVADLIEEVLNFLYPSILDVNVQIIKNIDPHLRIFGSKEEIRQVLINIIFNAIDVLQDYRDDPKIFILATELDNKVIIHTQNNGPKIPDHIKENIFEPFVTTKKRGTGLGLYVCKQIINNHQGELLCESNDDLTTFTIKLPLHK